One window of Papaver somniferum cultivar HN1 chromosome 9, ASM357369v1, whole genome shotgun sequence genomic DNA carries:
- the LOC113311781 gene encoding uncharacterized protein LOC113311781 → MAATTLTRMMKKTISPSVIPLVNRRTPHRNYTSDLFNTRTTIGTSNSTSNLYTQISRATTIPTHHHISAQAKKQSISDDPFRVVDSQIDFAEEKFPEAAELLREFTFKIDCPVTGKPIITLTREYNGEKIEVTAWKSDFSDDELSMKITVRKKSTRNLTFHVESDADGTRIDLLTLFNPNPSDDYIHYRDPDDFSAFSKELQEAFCTYLEVRGIKPSIVKFLCECLDQRKHTKHTEQF, encoded by the exons ATGGCGGCTACTACTTtgacgaggatgatgaagaaaactATATCGCCTTCAGTAATCCCACTAGTAAATAGGAGAACTCCTCATAGAAACTACACCTCTGACCTATTCAATACCCGTACCACCATCGGCACTAGCAACAGTACCAGTAATCTATATACACAAATATCTCGAGCAACTACAATTCCAACTCATCATCACATCTCTGCTCAAGCTAAGAAGCAATCCATTTCTGATGATCCTTTTCGTGTTGTTGATTCTCAAATTGATTTTGCCGAGGAGAAATTTCCTGAG GCTGCTGAGCTTCTAAGAGAGTTTACTTTCAAAATTGATTGTCCGGTCACAGGAAAGCCAATTATAACATTGACTAGAGAGTATAATGGTGAAAAGATTGAAGTCACAGCTTGGAAGTCTGATTTCTCTGATGATGAGCTTTCCATGAAAATAACTGTTCGGAAGAAAAGCACACGAAATTTGACTTTCCATGTTGAGAGTGATGCAGATGGAACTAGAATCGACCTTTTGACTCTCTTTAATCCAAATCCTTCTGATGATTATATTCATTATAGAGACCCTGATGATTTCTC GGCTTTTAGTAAGGAACTGCAGGAAGCTTTCTGCACATATTTGGAAGTCAGAGGGATTAAACCTAGCATTGTCAAATTCTTATGTGAATGCCTGGATCAGAGAAAGCACACGAAACACACTGAGCAGTTTTAA
- the LOC113311782 gene encoding uncharacterized protein At2g39795, mitochondrial-like, producing the protein MMKAASSSVIALANRRTRHRNYNSANFTSPSKKSTTTSSRSTQVSRATLIPTHHNISAQAMKKYNSDDPLRSIVESQIDWAEEKLNKFAEAPTEFPFNIEDNPGQRTLTLTRNYQGEEIKVTVHELYYCTPRYTLIGNVSSGQNLRFDVTADSKDGIKTNSFNLVTDTSESDEIDFPFGYGRPPPTFS; encoded by the exons ATGATGAAAGCTGCATCTTCTTCAGTAATTGCACTAGCAAACAGAAGAACTCGTCATAGAAACTATAACTCTGCCAATTTTACATCCCCATCGAAGAAGAGTACCACCACTAGTTCTAGATCTACACAAGTATCTCGAGCAACTTTAATTCCAACTCATCATAACATCTCTGCTCAAGCTATGAAGAAATACAATTCTGATGATCCTCTTCGAAGTATTGTTGAGTCTCAAATCGATTGGGCCGAGGAGAAACTTAATAAG TTTGCTGAGGCACCAACGGAGTTTCCTTTCAACATTGAGGATAATCCGGGGCAGCGAACTTTAACATTGACTAGGAACTATCAAGGTGAGGAGATCAAAGTCACAGTGCACGAGTTGTATTATTGTACCCCAAGATACACCTTGATTGGAAATGTTTCAAGTGGACAAAATTTGAGATTCGATGTTACGGCTGATTCGAAAGATGGAATTAAAACCAACAGTTTTAATTTAGTTACTGATACGTCTGAATCTGATGAGATTGATTTCCCTTTTGGTTACGGTAGACCGCCACCTACTTTCTCGTAA